GTAAACCCCAAGTTAAAATTCCagcacatctctctctctctctcaataaaaTAAAGTACACTTCATCTATGTCACAAGTAGAGAAAAAGCAGAAAACTTAGAAAGACTTGTGTACGTAGAAGAGGAATACTAGTACTTTTCTATGTTTAGTTGGAGAAAGGctagggaaaaagaaaagaaagccaGTATTAGGATCCAGGACACaattatatatagagagagaatgagttgGGGGAGTTGAGTAGTGATGAGATGGGACATCATTGCTGCAGCAAACAAAAAGTGAAGAGAGGGTTGTGGTCTCCTGAAGAAGATGAGAGGCTCGTCAAACACATCACCACCCATGGCCATGGCTGTTGGAGTTCTGTTCCTAAACTAGCAGGTTAATTGcaattaatctctctctctctctctctctctctctctcccctcctatTCATTCTTTCTAATTTGTTTCGGTGGGAATTAATACTATATGTTTCCTAAATGCTCTATTCATCAATTGAAAGTAGCTAATTGaaggaggaaaatgatttttccaCACATTATGGgacataaatatatatatatatatatatatatatatatatatgatcagCGCCTTACCAACATCACCACagcttttgtgtgtgtgtgtgtatatatatatatcagtctaCTTCTCGTAAGGACCattttaacttaataaaatgcggacctctctttttcaatcaaattttgatgatctgagccgctcaatgtgttcaaaacgtgattttatgtGTAGTTGAGccaaatcagcaaaaaaaatgaccgagaagggctttaTCCaagtaatttttgtttgttttttatttaacggttcaaacaaaaactgctcggatgaaatcctttccgatcattttttttgctaatttatcgtggatacctttaaaatcacattctatatatataaatgcttTGCCACCGTCAGTACCCACCAGTACCGCAACTACAACCACCACCAATTCCATAACTACTTATGGTTAGAAATGTgcaacccaaaacaaaaaaaacacaataagaaatcagaaaaacaaACACTCGAAAACCCGGCCTATATCAAACGTAGTGATCACCTATGATGGGCTTAGACTATTTCCACGGTTGTTATAGTTGTTTTAGAGCACCTCCAACCCATCTCTATATCTTCCTTCTGGAGAACCAAAACtccattttgaagaattttgtGACTCCAAACCAACTCCATTTGGATCAGTTTTGGAGACTCAATTCTCATTCTCCATATATGGAAGCTCTTCCACTAAATGGAGACCCatctccatttctttctttcttgcttcttcttcttctccttttttccccaaaatcacCATTTTACCTCTTTTATCTTTTGATATCCAATTGTGATGCCAACAATATCCTTCTAacgttttgttaaatatttgtaAAACACATATAACTCAACATTCTAGATCCGATTCTTAAAAAACTGGTACCATTGAGAAGATATCTACAATACCTTTAAAATGAGTCTAATATGAATTTAGttgattaaaatttaaaacttaAAGAATTGGAAGAAAATTTGGGAGAGAAGATTTAGAGATTAAAAGGGAGAATGTGGATTGGAGTTGGTAATATTGTATATTTGTATTCTCTAAGCTTATATTATTTTGAGTCTCTAAAATGAAAATTATGTGAGAGATGGGTTGGAATGCTCTTACTATTCATGACGAGGAAAAATACGAAATGTTTGAGCGTTGCCCTGTTGCTACATTAATACTCTTGGATCTTCACCAAGCATGGCTTGATCATTGATGTACAGTGCTCATCAAACACCAGTCTCcaatctgataaaaaaaaaacaccagtCTCCAAATTAAGCACTAATACCATCATTTTCAGGATCttaacagaaaatgaaaatatatcCTAGAGGACAACGCGCGTGTTccgtcgaaaaaaaaaattaacatgagCATTACTTTGTACTCAATGCTTTCaagtaaaacatttttatttatttatttatttttgaaatattgcAGGTCTCCAAAGGTGTGGAAAGAGTTGCCGATTGAGGTGGATAAATTACTTGAGGCCAGATTTGAAAAGGGGATCTTTTAccgaacaagaagaaagagTCATCATCGATGTTCATAGAATTCTAGGCAATAGATGGGCTCAGATAGCCAAACACTTGCCTGGTAGAACTGACAATGAGGTGAAGAACTTTTGGAACTCATGCATCAAGAAAAAGCTCATTGCACAAGGCTTAGACCCCAACACTCACAATCTCCTCTCTTCCCACAAAATCAATGGCCACAGCAACAGTACTTCTGCAACCAAAATGTCCCATCAAAACACCTCATCAGTTTTCTCCATAAGTACTTCTTCACATAGCAATAATGATGCTTATTTGGACATGAAAACACCTTTTGTAACCTTACCTAATTGTCTCTCGCCTTCTCATCGTACTAATTCTACCAATCACATTCCTATCTCATTGTATGAAAACTCAACTATTACAACTACTACTGTTGCTACTGCTGGTACCTCCACCGCCTTAGAGTACCCAAACCCTAACTTTGCTTCAAGTTTCAGAAATCAAAACACGCATTCTCTGATGGAGTTTGGCAGCCGATGTTCAATGGAAATGGCAACGCTTCCATCCTATTCCTTAAACCCGTCCGGGTTTGGTATTCTTGATGAGAATTGCATATGGAGTTGTAATAATAGTACTACTGGATTGGAAGGCTTTGAACCGACGCGGCGAGATATGATAATGCAGGTACAACAGGATCAACAACAAGAGCCACAACAAGCAAGGGCTAAATTTGAAGGGCAGCAAAACACTAACATGGAGAATTTATTGATTGGAAACATGAGCTCTaactttgattttgattttgttgagtCTGCACTTATGCCTTGTGGATTGTATGGAAATGTGAGTCCCATGGATGATCAACTTGCATGGGATTAATTGTTGATCAATATTTCACATTCATGTATTCTTTTGCCCTTTTAATTTGTTCATATTCTTACATTTTACTTTTGAGTCTTCATaattaatcttcaaaaaattagtgTGGTGTGTTAATAGCTAGAACTGATCTTTATCTTAATTATTATAAATGGCCAATATCTATTCCTCTCGATGTCCCTCTTTCATGGTTGTTTTGTTGCTTAATTAGAAATATATTCTCGTacacaatttatttatttttgatcggcaacaTATTCTCGTACGTAATTAAGGAGAcagtaattgatttttgatttcgGATAATGTTTGAGAAAAATAGCGATGAAATTTTAAGTTGAATACGTACGTACGTTATAGAGACAAGCTAGCAAAAGCAAGATGAACCAAAGAGTGAGTTAATTGACTTGTTTCTCTGTGGCCTCCACCTTCTTTCCGTCCTTATActttttttcagttttggcggctgttatttttttccaatttaattAAGGTGGGTGATCATAATTGGTGGAGAGAAGTAGAGGAAaaggggggttttttttttttttttttgtatagagCTAAATACAGGAATCCAAGTGCATGCAAACATTTATATAGGCttcaaattaattaattgtACACTTATGTACGTTCATGACCTTAGTCAACCTTTGCCTTTTGGAAcctttttattagtttttgatTTAAGACTACTATAATAAAATCTCCTATATATTACTCCGTATGACGCTTTTAAAACGTATGAACGGCAACCCGCCTCATTCTAGATGTGTTTAAAACTAAAGAATACATACAACTAACTTATAtttcaaaacattttattaGAAGATATTTATTGAGTTAATAATAGGACAAGTGCGTGGTTGTTGCTATAACTCTTCGATCGTCTCCTCCCTCTTCTTTTGCAAATAGCACAAACTGGCTTTCGCAAGTGTCTATTACTAGCACAAGCGTTGATTCTCCCTCTTTTTCACTATATTTCCTTCGAAACAAGTTTTTCAATGGTCCTCATTGAGCGACAACAAATAGAGTTCATGAATGCACCAAGATTAATTTTCATGTCATCTCCTATTAATTTTTGCagccaataaaaaattagttaaaacGTGCTCCATGGGAGCTATACCAAATAAATGGAAATATGGGTTTTCACACTTTCCTCTTAATGAAATATTCTACAATTGTCTTGGAGTTTATAAACTTATATTCAAAATACAGAACTCCCAAATCACAATAAAAGACAAGTTTCATAGTGCATTTATTAAAGAAGTGTGGAAATTATTAACTTCAATTGAATACAGAATTAAGAGTATTCACAAtactataatcaaaagtaaaaggtttTTAAAGCTAACAATATTGGTataaaatatggctcacaatgctatattcaaacttaacaaactctttagaaataatcaaattttggactttggataaccaaaatttgcaaccttttgacaataaccaaatttaatagactCTACATATTCTTaatcaaatacaccaatcattatacaaaaatgttctatctctcttcccttttcctcactctctttcttttcgaacaatatttttgaaaaacaatattttactaaaaaaagtttttttttttagaaaacatctttaaaaaataatattttcccaaaaaaagtttcaaaaactattttctatttctagtaaatagtttttattagttttcaaactattttaaaaaaaactattttctactgttcacagtttttagttttttgcagtttgaaaaaatgaagtaacaagttttggttatccaattttgattatgtcattgtagacatctacattactaaccttagcaatctcttaaatgaataattcaaaagttgatgtgataactttttaattatcaatttttgattatagcattgtggatacccttAGTATCTTTAAGCAGCCCAATCTAATGGATcaacatagtaaaaaaaaatttatgggtaAATCAACATAGTgggttttcaagaaaaattcttGGAgcaaattttgagattttaacttttaaaaggctattgtgaggtttttttttaaaattcttatcAACAGATTATGAGAATCTACAAATTCCTAAAAGCTGAATAATATATAAGGAATAAAAATGTAGTTTTGGAGAAGCTGGGTTTGCCTAGTTTTTGTAACGGGCCTAGGATCACTACGTTTTGTAAGTGGAAGTCTCATAACCGTAGGGATGTAAGCGGTTCGGTAAGgttgatttttatgaaaaaataaaccgAACCAATTTATTCATTTCTTAATTATTATGTACCACAATGGACCGATA
The sequence above is a segment of the Rhododendron vialii isolate Sample 1 chromosome 13a, ASM3025357v1 genome. Coding sequences within it:
- the LOC131314483 gene encoding transcription factor MYB3-like; protein product: MGHHCCSKQKVKRGLWSPEEDERLVKHITTHGHGCWSSVPKLAGLQRCGKSCRLRWINYLRPDLKRGSFTEQEERVIIDVHRILGNRWAQIAKHLPGRTDNEVKNFWNSCIKKKLIAQGLDPNTHNLLSSHKINGHSNSTSATKMSHQNTSSVFSISTSSHSNNDAYLDMKTPFVTLPNCLSPSHRTNSTNHIPISLYENSTITTTTVATAGTSTALEYPNPNFASSFRNQNTHSLMEFGSRCSMEMATLPSYSLNPSGFGILDENCIWSCNNSTTGLEGFEPTRRDMIMQVQQDQQQEPQQARAKFEGQQNTNMENLLIGNMSSNFDFDFVESALMPCGLYGNVSPMDDQLAWD